In Labrus bergylta chromosome 11, fLabBer1.1, whole genome shotgun sequence, one genomic interval encodes:
- the LOC109990710 gene encoding calmodulin regulator protein PCP4, translating to MSERQGSGAVAGNNKTSGAQDASKTDVPEDIDIDMDDPETEKAAVAIQSQFRKFQKKKHHEKS from the exons AGACAAGGATCTGGAGCAGTTGCTGGTAATAACAAGACATCTGGAGCACAAG atgCTTCCAAGACGGACGTTCCAGAAGACATTGACATCGACATGGATGACCCTGAGACTGAAAAGGCAGCCGTTGCCATTCAGTCTCAGTTCAGGAAGTtccagaagaagaaacatcaTGAGAAGTCTTAG